Below is a window of Cytophaga hutchinsonii ATCC 33406 DNA.
TTCTTATTATTACGGATTACGTATACTGAATTAAACTATTTTAACTATGCTAACCTCTGATAATACCAATCTGCTTGAATGGAAGGCGTTTTTGAAAAAAAACAGTGCATTACCTTTTACCGATTTATTAACCGGTTTCAAAAAAATTTATGGATCTGCCTTACCAATCATCTGGGCGCCTGAGCAGTATCCCATCCAGTCCAATCTGCATGAAGAAATAAAAAAGTCCGGAAATACCTCGTATCCTGCATTCTATTCCTGGTCTATAGATAAAAAAGAGGGTTTCTGGAAAGCGATGATTGATTCATTGTCCATCAAATTTGAGCAGCCGTATTCATCTGTGTTAGAAAAATCGGACGATCCCGATCAGGTTCATTGGCTGAAAAATGCTCGCTTTAATATTGTTGAAAGCTGCTTCCAGGCTGCTTCCGAACAGGCTGCTATTTTTTATCAGGCCGAACAATCTTCAGAGATACATACAATCAGCTACGGGGCATTAAAACAGAAAGTCATTCAATATGCTTCCGGATTAAGTAAAAATGGTTTTGCTGCACATGACCGCATTATTCTTTATTTACCATTCAGCATTGATGCCATTGCATTCTACCTGGCCTGTATCTACATGGGCGCTGAGCCGGTACTGGTATCCGATAGTTTTTCTGCGCAGGAATTAACAAAACGCATTGCCATCATTAAGGCCAAAGCAGTGCTTACAACGGACCAGTATTGGTATGCAGACAAAAAAATAGCCGTGCTTCCCAAAGTACTTGAAGCAAACCCTTGCCGCATCATTTTATATAGTGAAGAACAATCGGATGCATCAACAATTCGTGCAAACAAAGCCGACCTCTTGCTTTCAGACCTTTTAGATGTATACGGTACCTCTTATCCGCCTTACTATCACACTACAGCTGATACTATTTCAATTCTGTTTTCTTCCGGCACAACCAAAGAGCCCAAGGCGCTTCCATGGAAAGCTGCGACACCAATTAAATGTGCGGTTGATGGTAAGCTGCTGCAGGACATCCATGCAGGTGATGTTGTAACCTGGACAAGCGGAATGGGCTGGATGATGGCTCCCTGGCTCATCTTTGCTGCGCTGCTTAACAAAGCCAGCATTGCCGTATATGGCGGCGCATATTCAAAAAAAGAGTTTTTAGATTTTACAGTACAGACACATGTTACTGTTTTAGGAACCATTCCATCTGTTGTTAAAAGCTGGCGGGCACAGGCTTTTCAGCCTGTAGCGAACTGGAAAGTACGCATCTTCAGTTCTACCGGTGAACCGTCTGATGCAGAGGATTATTTTTACCTCATGTACCTGAATAATTTCAATGCACCAATCATTGAATATTGCGGCGGCACAGAAATTGGCGGCGGATATATCAGCAATGTTGTTGAACTGCCGATTGCCTTGTCTTCTTTTAATACACCTGCGCCGGGAAGCACATTCATTCTGTTAGATGAAAACAAACATGTCGTTGAGCAGGCAGGTGCAGGAGAAGTTTTTCTTATTCCTCCTGCCATTGGTTTATCGCAGGAAATTCTGAATAAAAGCCACGCTGAGGAGTATTACGCAAATCTTCCTGTATTGCCGGCATATCCGCTGCTGCGCAGACATGGCGATGGGTTTCATAAAACCACCATCGAAGGAACCGCTTATTACAGAAGTATGGGCAGAACGGATGACTCGATGAATCTGGGCGGAATCAAAGTAAGTGCCGTTGAAATTGAAACCGTTGTCAATACCCATCCCGATATTATAGAAAGTGCTGCCGTAGCGCTTCAGAGCACTGGCGGCGGACCGGAACGCCTTGTAGTATTTGTACATACCACGCATGAAACCGATAACGTGCAGCTGCAAAAAGAACTGCAAAAAATAATTCAGGCAGAATTAAATCCCTTATTTAAAATATACGATCTGGTTTTTAAAGAAAATTTTCCACGCACGGCCTCCAATAAACTGATGCGGAAAGAGCTGCGGAAAGAACTGGCAGGACATTTTTAATCTTCAAAATGTGATCAGAATTGCTACAACAACGCTTCAGATTCGGTTTGTATGTTTGTATTATAAATTCATACAAACATTTAATCAGTTACACATATGAAAAAGTTAGTCGTATTCAGCACAATATTGATGAGTTTATTAGCGTTCAGTGTATCGGCTTCAACCGTGTCTCATGGGCATAAATTCAAACATGCAAAATCGCATCATGCAAAACATCATAGACACCATTCCGATCCTTCTTACCAAAATTAATTTATAGTTTCCCGTTCGTTTAGTTAAAGTAAAAAGGATAGCCTCGCAAGAAGCTATCCTTTTTCTATATATGATTTTAACGGTTTTCAGTTCAAGGATAACGGCGGCATGCTGTATTGAGCCGTATTATGAAAAGCCAGTTTGTGAATAGAATAAACCATATAACTGACCAGTGGAAATGTGCCCAGTATTTCGCCTACTTCTTTTTCGCTATCAGCTACAATTGTAACCCATAATTTAGAGCGATCTACAGACAAACTATATGACGTTACAATACCGCTATGCATGTATGTATTAATCAACGTTCGTTGAGACGGAATCAATGAAATAAATTCATCATCCGGCGCTTCAGGAAAATCTATGTCTACTAAATACTGATCCATACTTTATATTACGCAAAACCGAAATAAGTAACTAGTTTTTTCAGGATATTTATTTAATGAACCATTTATTTTTATTCTGCCTCATTTAAAAAGCAGCTGCATCAAAACAAATGCTGCCTGCAAAGCAAACCGAGATGAAAATGACAAGGCAGATTAATTTTAATCAAGACAAATTAATCGTTTGGATGTTGGTGGCTACCGGAAAGACAGCGCATAAAAAAAGCGCTCGTTAAGAGCGCTGTTTTTTATTTTCCTTCGAGTTCTTTTTTCTTTGCTTTTTCCTGTTTCTTATAGGCGCCACGCAATAAGAAACTATGTTTGAGCAATTCCAGATCTTCATCTAATTTTTTAGAACTTGATTCTAAGTTCTGCAAGGTTCCTTTCAGATTTTTACCGGAGGCATCATCGTGAATCAAGACGCCAAGTGTACTTGTTGAATCCGCACTGGCTTTCTTCAGGTTGTTTACCAATGCATTTGCAGACGCTGATACTTGCTGAAGCTCTGCCATTGTAGTGCGCATGGATTCAAATACAACAGTATCTGTAACCAGGTCATTCATCAATGTTCCTTCATCATCTAACTTAGAAGTAAATCCTGCCAGGTCAGCCATTAATCTCTGTGCCTTTACAGAAGCCTGCTGAAGGGATTCGGTCGTTGCATTGATGTTATTGAAGACAGATTCATCTGTCATTAATTTACCCAGCGTTCCCTGCCCATCTACAAATCGTTTGCTTATTACTTTAAAATCGTTTGTAATCGATAATATGTTTTTATTGTTTTGCTGGAGTGTATTCATTACCTCTTCTGTTGACAATACGGTTGCAACACGTAATGAATCACCTGGTTCAACCTGACCTGCTTCAACAGTGCCGCCATAAATAATCAGGATCTTATTCCCGATCAATCCATCAGAACCGATTTTAACCATTGCGTCTTTACGGATATACTGCTGTGAAGCCTGATCAATATTCATTTCTACTTTAACGTTGGACTTGCCGTAGAAATCCAATGTTTTAACGGTACCTATTTTTACACCGGAGAACCAGATATTGCTGCCCGGCAACAAGCCGTTTACATCATCAAATACAGCAGTAACTTTCATCTTTTTAGTAAAAGTTGTGTGTAGATTACCAACCGTTAATATCCCGGCCAACAAGATCAATATGCCTATAAGAACGAACATGCCCACTATGACAGCGCGTTTATTTGGAGACTCTTTCATTAGTTATTTGATAAAATTGTAATTGTAAAAACTTTGTATACGTTCATCCTGATCTTCAAATACTTCTTCAAAAGTACCTGTTTTCACAAAAGTTCCGTCTAATAACATGGCAACACGATCGCATGTTTCTTTTGCACACGTTAAATCATGCGTAATAATGATTGAAGAGGTGTTATATTTCTCCTGAACTTCATTTATTAATTCGTTTATTTCAAAAGATGTAATCGGATCCAATCCGGATGTTGGCTCATCGTACAACATAATCTTGGGCTTCAGAATTAATGTACGTGCAATACCAATACGCTTGCGCTGACCGCCAGACAAATCAGATGGCATCTGATTGAGTTTATCAATCAAACCAACAGCATCAAGCACTTCTTCCACTGAATCCTTAACTTCTGCTTTGCTGAGATTTTTAAAATTCATCAGTAAAGGAAATTCCAGATTCTGACGTACATCCATACTATCATAGAGAGCACTGCTTTGAAAAGCAAAACCTATATGTAATCGCAGTGCATCTAATTCTTTCTGGTTCAGTTTATCAACCTCTTTACCCAATACCTGCACAACGCCGGCATCCGGTTTCAATAAGCCAACCAATATTTTAATTAAAACAGATTTTCCTGTTCCTGATTTTCCAAGTACAACAACGTTTTCTCCCTTATGCACTTCAAGATCAATCCCTTTCAGTACATGCAACTCTCCAAAAGATTTATAAAGCCCTTTAATGGAAATGGCCTTTTCATTATAATCTATTTTGTGCGCGTTATTTTCCATCTTAGTAAAGTCTTATCCAATTACTCACCTGCACAATTACAATTTCTTCCACAAAAATCAGAAACATTGCTGTTACAACAGCCTGGTTAGCAGCTTTACCAACCCCCCGCGTCCCCTGTGTTGCATTAAATCCTTTATAACAGCCAACAATTCCTATTGTGAATCCGAAGACCAAAGACTTTGTTACAGAAGAGAAAATATCTATGAAGTTAATATCACTGAATCCGCTTTGAAAAAAGTTTGCAAAACTTGTGGTATCATTTGCATGTACATTAACAAATGCACCTAACAAGCCTACCAGACTACAATAAAAGGACAGGATAGATACCATGAATGTTGTAGCAAGAACCCGTGTAACAACCAGATATTTAAACGGGTTGATCGCAGAAACCTCCATTGCATCTATCTGCTCCGTTACTTTCATTGACCCTAGTTCGGCACCTATGCTCGATCCTACTTTACCTGCACAGATTAATGCCGTGACAAGCGGACCCAATGCCCGTACCAATGCAATTGAAATTAATGAGGGTAACCACGATGTTGCTCCAAATACTTCGAGGGAAGGTCTGGACTGTTTTGTAAATACTAAGCCTGTAACAAAACCGGTAAGTGTAATCAACGGCAAAGATTTTATGCCTACTTCATAACATTGATCAATTACCTGCCGCAAATTAAACGGTGGCTTAAATACTTGTTTAAAAAACAATGCAACAAATGCAAACGCATCATATACACCTTTAAAGATATCATCAATACCTTTAGAAAATATATACGGTCGGACTTTTTTAGTCATGTACTTCGGATGAATTAAAATTTAAATCGTAAAAGTTAATATGCTGTAAAATTTATATTGTCAGCTTTAACTATTTTAAGTTAACACTATTAACTTACGGGAACAAATGAGAGCAATTATTATATGGTAAAATAACAACAATACTTCTTATAGCCAGTTACACAATCATAAGAAAAATTTACATTTATATACGTTATTATCAAACAATATGTATGGTTATTATACCACAATACATGTAACTACTTTCCTGAAATATTTTATATACGCATTAAGCAGCATATACTTACATTCAAAAGTACCTGAACGCAATTGGTTTCATTACACTTATTTTTTTATATACAGCAATTACTGTACACACCGAATAAAGTAATTGAATACTATATCAGTCGTTTTTGAATGTACGTATTTATAAACAGTAACTGATAATTGCTTTGCAAGGTTTTTTCTTACATGGTTTTCTCCAAAACCATACTTTTTCGCGTGTGCAGGTGCAAATGAGTAGTGAATAAAAAATCATTCCGCTTAATTCTCATAGTATGCCGACCATTATAAGCGTATTGTTTTCAGTTAAAAGTAACAGATAAAATTCCATTCATTCAATAAACTGCTAATAAAAAAGCGCATGAAACAATTCATACGCTTTTTTATTAGTTATCTGGTAGCCTGTACGGGAATCGAACCCGTGTTTCGTCCGTGAAAGGGACGCGTCCTAACCCCTAGACGAACAGGCCTTTTTAAAAGAAAGATAAAGACGTTATTTATTTTGTTA
It encodes the following:
- a CDS encoding AMP-binding protein, which encodes MLTSDNTNLLEWKAFLKKNSALPFTDLLTGFKKIYGSALPIIWAPEQYPIQSNLHEEIKKSGNTSYPAFYSWSIDKKEGFWKAMIDSLSIKFEQPYSSVLEKSDDPDQVHWLKNARFNIVESCFQAASEQAAIFYQAEQSSEIHTISYGALKQKVIQYASGLSKNGFAAHDRIILYLPFSIDAIAFYLACIYMGAEPVLVSDSFSAQELTKRIAIIKAKAVLTTDQYWYADKKIAVLPKVLEANPCRIILYSEEQSDASTIRANKADLLLSDLLDVYGTSYPPYYHTTADTISILFSSGTTKEPKALPWKAATPIKCAVDGKLLQDIHAGDVVTWTSGMGWMMAPWLIFAALLNKASIAVYGGAYSKKEFLDFTVQTHVTVLGTIPSVVKSWRAQAFQPVANWKVRIFSSTGEPSDAEDYFYLMYLNNFNAPIIEYCGGTEIGGGYISNVVELPIALSSFNTPAPGSTFILLDENKHVVEQAGAGEVFLIPPAIGLSQEILNKSHAEEYYANLPVLPAYPLLRRHGDGFHKTTIEGTAYYRSMGRTDDSMNLGGIKVSAVEIETVVNTHPDIIESAAVALQSTGGGPERLVVFVHTTHETDNVQLQKELQKIIQAELNPLFKIYDLVFKENFPRTASNKLMRKELRKELAGHF
- a CDS encoding ABC transporter ATP-binding protein, with protein sequence MENNAHKIDYNEKAISIKGLYKSFGELHVLKGIDLEVHKGENVVVLGKSGTGKSVLIKILVGLLKPDAGVVQVLGKEVDKLNQKELDALRLHIGFAFQSSALYDSMDVRQNLEFPLLMNFKNLSKAEVKDSVEEVLDAVGLIDKLNQMPSDLSGGQRKRIGIARTLILKPKIMLYDEPTSGLDPITSFEINELINEVQEKYNTSSIIITHDLTCAKETCDRVAMLLDGTFVKTGTFEEVFEDQDERIQSFYNYNFIK
- a CDS encoding MlaE family ABC transporter permease gives rise to the protein MTKKVRPYIFSKGIDDIFKGVYDAFAFVALFFKQVFKPPFNLRQVIDQCYEVGIKSLPLITLTGFVTGLVFTKQSRPSLEVFGATSWLPSLISIALVRALGPLVTALICAGKVGSSIGAELGSMKVTEQIDAMEVSAINPFKYLVVTRVLATTFMVSILSFYCSLVGLLGAFVNVHANDTTSFANFFQSGFSDINFIDIFSSVTKSLVFGFTIGIVGCYKGFNATQGTRGVGKAANQAVVTAMFLIFVEEIVIVQVSNWIRLY
- a CDS encoding MlaD family protein, producing the protein MKVTAVFDDVNGLLPGSNIWFSGVKIGTVKTLDFYGKSNVKVEMNIDQASQQYIRKDAMVKIGSDGLIGNKILIIYGGTVEAGQVEPGDSLRVATVLSTEEVMNTLQQNNKNILSITNDFKVISKRFVDGQGTLGKLMTDESVFNNINATTESLQQASVKAQRLMADLAGFTSKLDDEGTLMNDLVTDTVVFESMRTTMAELQQVSASANALVNNLKKASADSTSTLGVLIHDDASGKNLKGTLQNLESSSKKLDEDLELLKHSFLLRGAYKKQEKAKKKELEGK